In Rhodococcus pseudokoreensis, the DNA window ACCCCCACCAAGTGGGTGCGGATCTGGGCCGAACGGCTGCCCGACGTCCCCCTCACGCTCGTCCCGGTGTCCGCCGCGGACGCACCCGATCAGCTGCGGGACCGGAGTGCGGACGTGGGCCTGGTGCGGTTGCCGATCGACCGGACCGGTCTCAGCGCCATCCCGCTGTACACCGAGATCCCGGTGGTCGTGGCACCGAAGGATCACGTCGTGGCGGCGGTGGACGAGGTGTCGATCGCGGATCTGGCGGACGAGATCATCCAGCACCCCCTCGACGACGTCCTCGTGTGGGAGCGCGTGCCGGGACTGCCCGCCGCGGACCGTCCGGCCACGACGGCCGACGCGATCGAACTGGTCGCCGCGGGGGTCGGGCTGCTCGTCGTCCCGCAGTCGCTCGCCCGGCTCCACCACCGCAAGGACCTCGTCTACCGGACGGTGTCGGACGGCCCGGAGTCGCGGATCGCGCTGTCGTGGCCCGAGGACGAGACCACCGAGCTGGTGGAGGAGTTCATCGGCATCGTCCGGGGTCGCACCGTCAACAGTTCCCGGGGCCGCACCCCGACGGCGGCCGAGCCGAAGAAGAAGCGTCCCGCCGCGTCCTCGTCCGCACGCCAGAAACCGGCGGCGGGGGCGAGGACGCCGCGGCCCGGATCCGGAGCCAAGGGCGGCAAACCCAAAGGTGGCAAGAAGGGCAAACCGCGGCGGCGGTCCTGACACTCCGCGCCCGTCAGGCGGGGGTGCCCACCGGTGCCGTCTTCGTGAACAGGCGCGCGAGTTGTCCGTAGTCGTCCGCGCGGGCACTGGACGACCGGAACACGAGGCCGATCGTGCGACCGGGCGCGGGGGCGGCGAAGCGGGCGGTCGCGAGCGGCCCCCGTCCGGTTTCGACCTGGACGGCGGATTCTGGCACCAGAGTCACGCCGAGTCCGCCGGCGACGCACTGCACCACCGTCGACAGCGACGTGGCGCGGGTGTCGCCCGCCACCGGATGCGCGTCCACCGAGCGGCACAGGTCGAGGGTCTGGTCGCGCAGGCAGTGTCCCTCGTCGAGCAGCAGGAGGGGAAGCTCGTCCAACATCGGCGGGGAGATGTCGGTGCGACCGGCCAGCGGGTGCCCCTTCGGGACGACCATCACGAAATCTTCTGTGTACAAGGGGATGTCGACAAGACCGCCGACACCGCTCGGCAGGGCCAGCACCGCGACGTCGAGTGAGCCCACACGCAGCGCCTCGAGGAGTCGCGCCGTCTGGTCCTCGATGACCTGCGGCTCCAGTGCGGGCATCTCCTCGCGCAGCGCCGGCAACAGGGCAGGCAGCACGTAGGGGGCGACGGTGGGAATGAGTCCGATCCGCAGGGGGCCGGCCAACCGGTCGCCGACACCCGCGGCCGTCGCGACGAAACCGTCCGCGGCCTCGAGGATGACCTTGGCCTGACCGAGGAGCCGCTCCCCCGCCGCGGTGACGAGGACGCGCCGGGTGCTGCGCTCGATGAGCTGCACACCGAGACCGTTCTCCAATGCCGCCAGCGACTGCGACAGTGTGGGTTGGCTCACACTCAATCGTGCTGCCGCCGTGCCGAAGTGGCGGTACTCCGCGACTGCCACGAACGCACGCAGCTGCGACAGTGTGGGTTGATAACTCTGATCGGCCATGCCTATCAGCCTAATGCCGTCCATCGCCTCGGCCTGTTGGACGGGTTCCTGCACAATGCAGGAACACCGGGAGCGATAGGGTGCGTCAATGCCCATCCACGTAGACGTCGTCCGGGTGTTCACCGACGACAAAGGACGCCACGGCAATCCGCTCGGCATCGTCGACTCCTCGGCCGTCCCGCCGGAGGATCGGCAGTCCGTCGCCCGCACGCTCGGATACAGCGAGACGATCTTCGTCGACATTCCCGGGCCCGACGACGAGCACGCGCGCGCCCAGATCTTCACCCCGACCACCGAACTGCCCTTCGCCGGACATCCCACCGTCGGGCTGTCCTGGTGGTTGCACGAGCGCGGCGCCGCCGTCAAGACTCTGGACGTGCCCGCGGGCCCCGTCGCCACCCGGCGTTCCGGCGCGATCACCTGGGTGCGGGCCCGGCCCGAATGGGCGCCGGAGTTCTCGCTGTACCCCATGGGCAGCGTGCGCGAGGTTCAGGCCGCCGACCCGAAGAAGTTCGGTGCCGGGCACCACTACCTGTGGGCGTGGACCGACAAGGTCGAGCATGCGATCCGGTCGCGAATGTTCGCCCCCGACATGGGCATCACCGAGGACGAGGCCACCGGAGCCGCTGCCGTCCGGATCACCGCGCACCTGCGGCACGCCCTCCTGATCACCCAGGGCAAAGGATCCGAACTGCGCACCACGTACGACCCCGCCGGCTGGGTCGAGGTCGGCGGACGGGTCCACCCCGAGAAGTCACGCACCCTCTGACGACGGTCGCCTGCCCCGGTCCGCGGCGAGGTCGGCCTCGCTCAGGCTCACCTCGATCTCCCGGCCCAGCGTCACACCGGGCGAGAGGGGAAGCCGGTCGCCGCTCCAGAATTTGCCGGGGTCGTACCAGTTGGTGCGCCTGCGACCGCTGATCAGACCCATCTCCTCGTACGTCTGCGCGACCACCTCGGCGCAATAGGCGCTTTCGAGACTGGCCGACTGCTCCTGCCGACGGCGCAACCCGGGCAGGCGCCCACCGAACCACCGCGACGCGAGTTTCGCGGTGGACGGGAACGGCGTGCCGTCGAGCCGCGCGATCGCCCGCAGCAACGCGTCCTCCTGCTGCGGCGTCGCCGGTTCGGCGAGCTGACGCAGCCATCCCCGCTGCCCGTACCGCGCACCCCACACCTGGACGGCGGCGCGCAGGTCGTGGAGTTGCACACCACGCTGGAAGCGGCCCGTCCACATGTCCTGCAACGAATGCCCGAGCTCGGCGTGCCACATCAGCGGTGGAAGGTCCTCGAGCACCACCGACATGCCCACGTGGTTGACCGGACTGTTCGTCAGCGTCTGGATCGCCCTGTCGGCCGGGGATTCTCCGCGGAAGATCCAGATGTCGCCGGTGCGGGTGACCTCGACCGCGGTGTCGAGGTCGATGGTGGAACCGTGTCGTCGTGCGTCCGTGTGCCGTGGCGCGTCCATGGGCCCTAGCCTAGAAGGATGCGACCCCGTGGCAGGCAATGGTGGAAACTTCTCGGACTC includes these proteins:
- a CDS encoding LysR family substrate-binding domain-containing protein, which codes for MTDADASSPFRLAYVPGVTPTKWVRIWAERLPDVPLTLVPVSAADAPDQLRDRSADVGLVRLPIDRTGLSAIPLYTEIPVVVAPKDHVVAAVDEVSIADLADEIIQHPLDDVLVWERVPGLPAADRPATTADAIELVAAGVGLLVVPQSLARLHHRKDLVYRTVSDGPESRIALSWPEDETTELVEEFIGIVRGRTVNSSRGRTPTAAEPKKKRPAASSSARQKPAAGARTPRPGSGAKGGKPKGGKKGKPRRRS
- a CDS encoding hydrogen peroxide-inducible genes activator — translated: MADQSYQPTLSQLRAFVAVAEYRHFGTAAARLSVSQPTLSQSLAALENGLGVQLIERSTRRVLVTAAGERLLGQAKVILEAADGFVATAAGVGDRLAGPLRIGLIPTVAPYVLPALLPALREEMPALEPQVIEDQTARLLEALRVGSLDVAVLALPSGVGGLVDIPLYTEDFVMVVPKGHPLAGRTDISPPMLDELPLLLLDEGHCLRDQTLDLCRSVDAHPVAGDTRATSLSTVVQCVAGGLGVTLVPESAVQVETGRGPLATARFAAPAPGRTIGLVFRSSSARADDYGQLARLFTKTAPVGTPA
- a CDS encoding PhzF family phenazine biosynthesis protein, giving the protein MPIHVDVVRVFTDDKGRHGNPLGIVDSSAVPPEDRQSVARTLGYSETIFVDIPGPDDEHARAQIFTPTTELPFAGHPTVGLSWWLHERGAAVKTLDVPAGPVATRRSGAITWVRARPEWAPEFSLYPMGSVREVQAADPKKFGAGHHYLWAWTDKVEHAIRSRMFAPDMGITEDEATGAAAVRITAHLRHALLITQGKGSELRTTYDPAGWVEVGGRVHPEKSRTL